One genomic region from Vidua macroura isolate BioBank_ID:100142 chromosome 18, ASM2450914v1, whole genome shotgun sequence encodes:
- the THOC5 gene encoding THO complex subunit 5 homolog isoform X8 gives MVPSNPPDVRYYSEESEVDLRDPIKDYELYRETCQELQRLMAEIQELKSRGIKENASEIDERRVQSCVHFMTLKKLNRLAHIRLKKGRDQTHEAKQKVDAYHLQLQNLLYEVMHLQKEITKCLEFKSKHEEIELVSLEEFYKEAPPEISRPAITLTEPHQQTLARLDWELEQRKRLAEKYKECLTSKEKILKEIEVKKEYLSSLQPRLNSIMQASLPVQEYLFMPFDQAHKQYETARHLPPPLYVLFVQASAYGQACDKKLVVAIEGSVEEAKALYKPPEDSQDDESDSDAEEEQTTKRRRPTLGVQLDDKRKEMLKRHPLSVTLDLKCKDENVLHLTFHYLMNLNVMTVKAKVTTAMEMTTAISAGDLLSPDSLLNCLYPGDHGRKTPNPANQFQFDKVGILTLSDYVTELGHPYVWVQKLGGLHFPKEQPQHTVAADNSLSASHMELTVKLLRSRLQSRLALHKQFASLEHGVVPVSSECQQLFPTKIVSRLVKWTAIPYEDYAELPYTKDVIEAGLAEDTHLYYMALIERGTAKLQAAVVLNPGYSTLPPVFSLCLNWKGERNSSNDDNIRAMESEVNVYYKELWGPKPGYQLLTNQLQRLCMVLDVYLETEPHDPSVEGPKEFPQEKMCLRLVRGPLRLKPFKFNYPQGFFSHR, from the exons ATGGTGCCTTCAAACCCTCCC GATGTCAGGTACTACAGCGAGGAGAGCGAGGTGGATCTGCGTGACCCCATCAAGGACTACGAGCTCTACAGGGAGACCTGCCAGGAGCTCCAGAGGCTCATGGCAGAGATCCAGGAGCTGAAGAGCCGGGGCATCAAGGAAAAT GCCTCGGAGATCGACGAGCGGCGCGTCCAGAGCTGTGTCCACTTCATGACCCTGAAGAAGCTGAACCGCCTGGCCCACATCCGGCTGAAGAAGGGCAGGGACCAGACCCACGAG GCAAAGCAGAAGGTCGATGCCTAtcacctgcagctccagaaCCTGCTCTACGAGGTGATGCACCTGCAGAAAGAGATCACCAAGTGCCTGGAATTCAA ATCCAAACACGAGGAGATCGAGCTGGTGAGCCTGGAGGAGTTCTACAAAGAGGCTCCCCCTGAAATCAGCCGCCCTGCCATCACCCTGACCGAGCCCCACCAGCAGACCCTGGCCCGCCTGgactgggagctggagcagcgcAAGAG GCTGGCAGAGAAATACAAGGAGTGCCTGACCAGCAAGGAGAAGATCCTGAAGGAGATTGAGGTGAAGAAGGAATATCTGAGCAGCCTCCAGCCTCGACTCAACAGCATCATGCAG GCCTCCCTGCCTGTGCAGGAGTACCTGTTCATGCCCTTCGACCAGGCTCACAAGCAGTACGAGACCGCCCGGCACCTCCCGCCACCTCTCTACGTCCTCTTCGTCCAAGCCAGTGCCTACGGACAGGCCTGTG ATAAGAAGTTGGTGGTGGCCATTGAAGGGAGTGTGGAGGAAGCCAAGGCCCTTTATAAGCCACCTGAGGACTCGCAGG ATGATGAGAGCGATTCCGACGCAGAGGAGGAGCAAACCACG AAGCGGCGCAGGCCCACCCTGGGCGTGCAGCTGGACGACAAACGCAAGGAGATGCTGAAGAGACACCCCTTGTCCGTCACCCTGGACCTGAAGTGCAAGG ACGAGAACGTGCTTCACCTGACCTTCCACTACCTGATGAACCTCAACGTCATGACAGTGAAAGCCAAGGTGACCACTGCCATGGAGATGACCACAGCCATCAGTGCTGG GGACCTGCTCTCCCCAGACTCCCTCCTCAACTGCCTCTATCCAGGGGACCACGGGAGGAAAACGCCCAACCCGGCCAACCAGTTCCAGTTCGATAAAGTGGG CATCCTGACCCTGAGTGACTACGTGACAGAGCTGGGACACCCCTACGTGTGGGTGCAGAAGCTGGGCGGCCTGCATTTCCCCAAGGAACAGCCTCAG cacacAGTGGCTGCTGACAATTCCCTGAGTGCCAGCCACATGGAGCTGACTGTGAAGCTGCTCCGGAGCCGCCTGCAGTCCCGCCTGGCCCTGCACAAGCAGTTTGCATCCCTCG AGCACGGTGTTGTGCCGGTGTCCAGCGagtgccagcagctcttcccGACCAAAATTGTCTCGCGCCTGGTGAAGTGGACTGCCATTCCCTATGAGGATTATGCT gagctgccctaCACTAAGGATGTGATAGAGGCTGGCTTGGCTGAAGACACTCACCTCTACTACATGGCCCTGATAGAGAGGGGAACAG CCAAGCTGCAGGCGGCCGTGGTGCTGAACCCCGGGTATTCCACGCTGCCTCCCGTCTTCAGCCTGTGCCTGAACTGGAAGGGAGAACGCAACAGCAGCAACGACGACAACATTCGG GCCATGGAAAGTGAGGTCAATGTCTACTACAAGGAGCTGTGGGGGCCCAAACCCGGCTACCAGCTGCTCACCAACCAGCTGCAGCGCCTGTGCATGGTGCTGGACGTGTACCTGGAGACAGAGCCCCACGATCCCAGCGTGGAGGGGCCCAAGGAATTCCCCCAGGAGAAGATGTGTCTGCGCCTGGTCAG GGGTCCCCTGCGCCTGAAACCCTTCAAGTTCAACTACCCCCAGGGGTTCTTCAGCCATcgctga
- the THOC5 gene encoding THO complex subunit 5 homolog isoform X1 yields the protein MDAPSATGDLFSCHSEPRGPPSAIGDPIPGPKNPWILPPPPPMTPSCAPPKPLCAPHPIGDPIPNPWVPPVPSGTRSHAPPTNGYPQCHWDPVPSPWTPISASGTPTQAPPIPVGALLHQDPPPPVPPVWRSHMVTTPLVQTTPTCRSHAPCAHCGSSRMPGPLGGACSSGSLSPPLRAALCRPVTSLPGGAEARPRPAGSTMSSESSKKRKPKVIRTDGVPAEGKRGKGDTDQETQTLLWRVSTKLEDPSGICMVPSNPPDVRYYSEESEVDLRDPIKDYELYRETCQELQRLMAEIQELKSRGIKENASEIDERRVQSCVHFMTLKKLNRLAHIRLKKGRDQTHEAKQKVDAYHLQLQNLLYEVMHLQKEITKCLEFKSKHEEIELVSLEEFYKEAPPEISRPAITLTEPHQQTLARLDWELEQRKRLAEKYKECLTSKEKILKEIEVKKEYLSSLQPRLNSIMQASLPVQEYLFMPFDQAHKQYETARHLPPPLYVLFVQASAYGQACDKKLVVAIEGSVEEAKALYKPPEDSQDDESDSDAEEEQTTKRRRPTLGVQLDDKRKEMLKRHPLSVTLDLKCKDENVLHLTFHYLMNLNVMTVKAKVTTAMEMTTAISAGDLLSPDSLLNCLYPGDHGRKTPNPANQFQFDKVGILTLSDYVTELGHPYVWVQKLGGLHFPKEQPQHTVAADNSLSASHMELTVKLLRSRLQSRLALHKQFASLEHGVVPVSSECQQLFPTKIVSRLVKWTAIPYEDYAELPYTKDVIEAGLAEDTHLYYMALIERGTAKLQAAVVLNPGYSTLPPVFSLCLNWKGERNSSNDDNIRAMESEVNVYYKELWGPKPGYQLLTNQLQRLCMVLDVYLETEPHDPSVEGPKEFPQEKMCLRLVRGPLRLKPFKFNYPQGFFSHR from the exons ATGGatgctcccagtgccactggGGACCTTTTCTCATGCCATTCCGAGCCCAGGGGTCCCCCCAGTGCCATTGGGGACCCCATCCCTGGCCCCAAAAACCCATGGAtcctcccaccaccaccaccaatgACTCCTTCCTGTGCCCCTCCCAAACCCCTGTGTGCCCCCCACCCCATTggggatcccatcccaaacccatgGGTACCCCCAGTGCCATCAGGGACCCGTTCCCATGCCCCCCCAACCAATGGGTACCCCCAGTGCCACTGGGACCCCGTCCCAAGCCCATGGACACCCATCAGTGCTTCTGGGACCCCTACCCAAGCTCCCCCCATTCCTGTGGGTGCCCTTCTGCaccaggaccccccccccccagtgcccccagtgtgGAGGTCTCACATGGTGACCACGCCCCTTGTCCAAACCACGCCCACCTGCCGAAGCCACGCCCCCTGCGCGCATTGCGGGTCCTCCAGGATGCCAGGTCCGCTAGGGGGCGCTTGTAGCAGCGGCAGCCTCTcgccgccgctccgcgccgcgCTCTGTCGCCCCGTGACGTCACTTCCGGGAGGCGCGGAGGCGAGGCCGCG ccctgccggcAGCACCATGTCCTCCGAGTCCAGCAAGAAGAGGAAGCCCAAGGTGATCCGCACGGATGGGGTCCCAGCCGAGGGCAAGAGGGGCAAGGGCGACACGGACCAG GAGACACAAACACTCCTCTGGAGAGTGAGCACAAAGCTGGAAGATCCCTCAGGGATTTGCATGGTGCCTTCAAACCCTCCC GATGTCAGGTACTACAGCGAGGAGAGCGAGGTGGATCTGCGTGACCCCATCAAGGACTACGAGCTCTACAGGGAGACCTGCCAGGAGCTCCAGAGGCTCATGGCAGAGATCCAGGAGCTGAAGAGCCGGGGCATCAAGGAAAAT GCCTCGGAGATCGACGAGCGGCGCGTCCAGAGCTGTGTCCACTTCATGACCCTGAAGAAGCTGAACCGCCTGGCCCACATCCGGCTGAAGAAGGGCAGGGACCAGACCCACGAG GCAAAGCAGAAGGTCGATGCCTAtcacctgcagctccagaaCCTGCTCTACGAGGTGATGCACCTGCAGAAAGAGATCACCAAGTGCCTGGAATTCAA ATCCAAACACGAGGAGATCGAGCTGGTGAGCCTGGAGGAGTTCTACAAAGAGGCTCCCCCTGAAATCAGCCGCCCTGCCATCACCCTGACCGAGCCCCACCAGCAGACCCTGGCCCGCCTGgactgggagctggagcagcgcAAGAG GCTGGCAGAGAAATACAAGGAGTGCCTGACCAGCAAGGAGAAGATCCTGAAGGAGATTGAGGTGAAGAAGGAATATCTGAGCAGCCTCCAGCCTCGACTCAACAGCATCATGCAG GCCTCCCTGCCTGTGCAGGAGTACCTGTTCATGCCCTTCGACCAGGCTCACAAGCAGTACGAGACCGCCCGGCACCTCCCGCCACCTCTCTACGTCCTCTTCGTCCAAGCCAGTGCCTACGGACAGGCCTGTG ATAAGAAGTTGGTGGTGGCCATTGAAGGGAGTGTGGAGGAAGCCAAGGCCCTTTATAAGCCACCTGAGGACTCGCAGG ATGATGAGAGCGATTCCGACGCAGAGGAGGAGCAAACCACG AAGCGGCGCAGGCCCACCCTGGGCGTGCAGCTGGACGACAAACGCAAGGAGATGCTGAAGAGACACCCCTTGTCCGTCACCCTGGACCTGAAGTGCAAGG ACGAGAACGTGCTTCACCTGACCTTCCACTACCTGATGAACCTCAACGTCATGACAGTGAAAGCCAAGGTGACCACTGCCATGGAGATGACCACAGCCATCAGTGCTGG GGACCTGCTCTCCCCAGACTCCCTCCTCAACTGCCTCTATCCAGGGGACCACGGGAGGAAAACGCCCAACCCGGCCAACCAGTTCCAGTTCGATAAAGTGGG CATCCTGACCCTGAGTGACTACGTGACAGAGCTGGGACACCCCTACGTGTGGGTGCAGAAGCTGGGCGGCCTGCATTTCCCCAAGGAACAGCCTCAG cacacAGTGGCTGCTGACAATTCCCTGAGTGCCAGCCACATGGAGCTGACTGTGAAGCTGCTCCGGAGCCGCCTGCAGTCCCGCCTGGCCCTGCACAAGCAGTTTGCATCCCTCG AGCACGGTGTTGTGCCGGTGTCCAGCGagtgccagcagctcttcccGACCAAAATTGTCTCGCGCCTGGTGAAGTGGACTGCCATTCCCTATGAGGATTATGCT gagctgccctaCACTAAGGATGTGATAGAGGCTGGCTTGGCTGAAGACACTCACCTCTACTACATGGCCCTGATAGAGAGGGGAACAG CCAAGCTGCAGGCGGCCGTGGTGCTGAACCCCGGGTATTCCACGCTGCCTCCCGTCTTCAGCCTGTGCCTGAACTGGAAGGGAGAACGCAACAGCAGCAACGACGACAACATTCGG GCCATGGAAAGTGAGGTCAATGTCTACTACAAGGAGCTGTGGGGGCCCAAACCCGGCTACCAGCTGCTCACCAACCAGCTGCAGCGCCTGTGCATGGTGCTGGACGTGTACCTGGAGACAGAGCCCCACGATCCCAGCGTGGAGGGGCCCAAGGAATTCCCCCAGGAGAAGATGTGTCTGCGCCTGGTCAG GGGTCCCCTGCGCCTGAAACCCTTCAAGTTCAACTACCCCCAGGGGTTCTTCAGCCATcgctga
- the THOC5 gene encoding THO complex subunit 5 homolog isoform X3, producing MDAPSATGDLFSCHSEPRGPPSAIGDPIPGPKNPWILPPPPPMTPSCAPPKPLCAPHPIGDPIPNPWVPPVPSGTRSHAPPTNGYPQCHWDPVPSPWTPISASGTPTQAPPIPVGALLHQDPPPPVPPVWRSHMVTTPLVQTTPTCRSHAPCAHCGSSRMPGPLGGACSSGSLSPPLRAALCRPVTSLPGGAEARPRPAGSTMSSESSKKRKPKVIRTDGVPAEGKRGKGDTDQDVRYYSEESEVDLRDPIKDYELYRETCQELQRLMAEIQELKSRGIKENASEIDERRVQSCVHFMTLKKLNRLAHIRLKKGRDQTHEAKQKVDAYHLQLQNLLYEVMHLQKEITKCLEFKSKHEEIELVSLEEFYKEAPPEISRPAITLTEPHQQTLARLDWELEQRKRLAEKYKECLTSKEKILKEIEVKKEYLSSLQPRLNSIMQASLPVQEYLFMPFDQAHKQYETARHLPPPLYVLFVQASAYGQACDKKLVVAIEGSVEEAKALYKPPEDSQDDESDSDAEEEQTTKRRRPTLGVQLDDKRKEMLKRHPLSVTLDLKCKDENVLHLTFHYLMNLNVMTVKAKVTTAMEMTTAISAGDLLSPDSLLNCLYPGDHGRKTPNPANQFQFDKVGILTLSDYVTELGHPYVWVQKLGGLHFPKEQPQHTVAADNSLSASHMELTVKLLRSRLQSRLALHKQFASLEHGVVPVSSECQQLFPTKIVSRLVKWTAIPYEDYAELPYTKDVIEAGLAEDTHLYYMALIERGTAKLQAAVVLNPGYSTLPPVFSLCLNWKGERNSSNDDNIRAMESEVNVYYKELWGPKPGYQLLTNQLQRLCMVLDVYLETEPHDPSVEGPKEFPQEKMCLRLVRGPLRLKPFKFNYPQGFFSHR from the exons ATGGatgctcccagtgccactggGGACCTTTTCTCATGCCATTCCGAGCCCAGGGGTCCCCCCAGTGCCATTGGGGACCCCATCCCTGGCCCCAAAAACCCATGGAtcctcccaccaccaccaccaatgACTCCTTCCTGTGCCCCTCCCAAACCCCTGTGTGCCCCCCACCCCATTggggatcccatcccaaacccatgGGTACCCCCAGTGCCATCAGGGACCCGTTCCCATGCCCCCCCAACCAATGGGTACCCCCAGTGCCACTGGGACCCCGTCCCAAGCCCATGGACACCCATCAGTGCTTCTGGGACCCCTACCCAAGCTCCCCCCATTCCTGTGGGTGCCCTTCTGCaccaggaccccccccccccagtgcccccagtgtgGAGGTCTCACATGGTGACCACGCCCCTTGTCCAAACCACGCCCACCTGCCGAAGCCACGCCCCCTGCGCGCATTGCGGGTCCTCCAGGATGCCAGGTCCGCTAGGGGGCGCTTGTAGCAGCGGCAGCCTCTcgccgccgctccgcgccgcgCTCTGTCGCCCCGTGACGTCACTTCCGGGAGGCGCGGAGGCGAGGCCGCG ccctgccggcAGCACCATGTCCTCCGAGTCCAGCAAGAAGAGGAAGCCCAAGGTGATCCGCACGGATGGGGTCCCAGCCGAGGGCAAGAGGGGCAAGGGCGACACGGACCAG GATGTCAGGTACTACAGCGAGGAGAGCGAGGTGGATCTGCGTGACCCCATCAAGGACTACGAGCTCTACAGGGAGACCTGCCAGGAGCTCCAGAGGCTCATGGCAGAGATCCAGGAGCTGAAGAGCCGGGGCATCAAGGAAAAT GCCTCGGAGATCGACGAGCGGCGCGTCCAGAGCTGTGTCCACTTCATGACCCTGAAGAAGCTGAACCGCCTGGCCCACATCCGGCTGAAGAAGGGCAGGGACCAGACCCACGAG GCAAAGCAGAAGGTCGATGCCTAtcacctgcagctccagaaCCTGCTCTACGAGGTGATGCACCTGCAGAAAGAGATCACCAAGTGCCTGGAATTCAA ATCCAAACACGAGGAGATCGAGCTGGTGAGCCTGGAGGAGTTCTACAAAGAGGCTCCCCCTGAAATCAGCCGCCCTGCCATCACCCTGACCGAGCCCCACCAGCAGACCCTGGCCCGCCTGgactgggagctggagcagcgcAAGAG GCTGGCAGAGAAATACAAGGAGTGCCTGACCAGCAAGGAGAAGATCCTGAAGGAGATTGAGGTGAAGAAGGAATATCTGAGCAGCCTCCAGCCTCGACTCAACAGCATCATGCAG GCCTCCCTGCCTGTGCAGGAGTACCTGTTCATGCCCTTCGACCAGGCTCACAAGCAGTACGAGACCGCCCGGCACCTCCCGCCACCTCTCTACGTCCTCTTCGTCCAAGCCAGTGCCTACGGACAGGCCTGTG ATAAGAAGTTGGTGGTGGCCATTGAAGGGAGTGTGGAGGAAGCCAAGGCCCTTTATAAGCCACCTGAGGACTCGCAGG ATGATGAGAGCGATTCCGACGCAGAGGAGGAGCAAACCACG AAGCGGCGCAGGCCCACCCTGGGCGTGCAGCTGGACGACAAACGCAAGGAGATGCTGAAGAGACACCCCTTGTCCGTCACCCTGGACCTGAAGTGCAAGG ACGAGAACGTGCTTCACCTGACCTTCCACTACCTGATGAACCTCAACGTCATGACAGTGAAAGCCAAGGTGACCACTGCCATGGAGATGACCACAGCCATCAGTGCTGG GGACCTGCTCTCCCCAGACTCCCTCCTCAACTGCCTCTATCCAGGGGACCACGGGAGGAAAACGCCCAACCCGGCCAACCAGTTCCAGTTCGATAAAGTGGG CATCCTGACCCTGAGTGACTACGTGACAGAGCTGGGACACCCCTACGTGTGGGTGCAGAAGCTGGGCGGCCTGCATTTCCCCAAGGAACAGCCTCAG cacacAGTGGCTGCTGACAATTCCCTGAGTGCCAGCCACATGGAGCTGACTGTGAAGCTGCTCCGGAGCCGCCTGCAGTCCCGCCTGGCCCTGCACAAGCAGTTTGCATCCCTCG AGCACGGTGTTGTGCCGGTGTCCAGCGagtgccagcagctcttcccGACCAAAATTGTCTCGCGCCTGGTGAAGTGGACTGCCATTCCCTATGAGGATTATGCT gagctgccctaCACTAAGGATGTGATAGAGGCTGGCTTGGCTGAAGACACTCACCTCTACTACATGGCCCTGATAGAGAGGGGAACAG CCAAGCTGCAGGCGGCCGTGGTGCTGAACCCCGGGTATTCCACGCTGCCTCCCGTCTTCAGCCTGTGCCTGAACTGGAAGGGAGAACGCAACAGCAGCAACGACGACAACATTCGG GCCATGGAAAGTGAGGTCAATGTCTACTACAAGGAGCTGTGGGGGCCCAAACCCGGCTACCAGCTGCTCACCAACCAGCTGCAGCGCCTGTGCATGGTGCTGGACGTGTACCTGGAGACAGAGCCCCACGATCCCAGCGTGGAGGGGCCCAAGGAATTCCCCCAGGAGAAGATGTGTCTGCGCCTGGTCAG GGGTCCCCTGCGCCTGAAACCCTTCAAGTTCAACTACCCCCAGGGGTTCTTCAGCCATcgctga
- the THOC5 gene encoding THO complex subunit 5 homolog isoform X7, whose product MSSESSKKRKPKDVRYYSEESEVDLRDPIKDYELYRETCQELQRLMAEIQELKSRGIKENASEIDERRVQSCVHFMTLKKLNRLAHIRLKKGRDQTHEAKQKVDAYHLQLQNLLYEVMHLQKEITKCLEFKSKHEEIELVSLEEFYKEAPPEISRPAITLTEPHQQTLARLDWELEQRKRLAEKYKECLTSKEKILKEIEVKKEYLSSLQPRLNSIMQASLPVQEYLFMPFDQAHKQYETARHLPPPLYVLFVQASAYGQACDKKLVVAIEGSVEEAKALYKPPEDSQDDESDSDAEEEQTTKRRRPTLGVQLDDKRKEMLKRHPLSVTLDLKCKDENVLHLTFHYLMNLNVMTVKAKVTTAMEMTTAISAGDLLSPDSLLNCLYPGDHGRKTPNPANQFQFDKVGILTLSDYVTELGHPYVWVQKLGGLHFPKEQPQHTVAADNSLSASHMELTVKLLRSRLQSRLALHKQFASLEHGVVPVSSECQQLFPTKIVSRLVKWTAIPYEDYAELPYTKDVIEAGLAEDTHLYYMALIERGTAKLQAAVVLNPGYSTLPPVFSLCLNWKGERNSSNDDNIRAMESEVNVYYKELWGPKPGYQLLTNQLQRLCMVLDVYLETEPHDPSVEGPKEFPQEKMCLRLVRGPLRLKPFKFNYPQGFFSHR is encoded by the exons ATGTCCTCCGAGTCCAGCAAGAAGAGGAAGCCCAAG GATGTCAGGTACTACAGCGAGGAGAGCGAGGTGGATCTGCGTGACCCCATCAAGGACTACGAGCTCTACAGGGAGACCTGCCAGGAGCTCCAGAGGCTCATGGCAGAGATCCAGGAGCTGAAGAGCCGGGGCATCAAGGAAAAT GCCTCGGAGATCGACGAGCGGCGCGTCCAGAGCTGTGTCCACTTCATGACCCTGAAGAAGCTGAACCGCCTGGCCCACATCCGGCTGAAGAAGGGCAGGGACCAGACCCACGAG GCAAAGCAGAAGGTCGATGCCTAtcacctgcagctccagaaCCTGCTCTACGAGGTGATGCACCTGCAGAAAGAGATCACCAAGTGCCTGGAATTCAA ATCCAAACACGAGGAGATCGAGCTGGTGAGCCTGGAGGAGTTCTACAAAGAGGCTCCCCCTGAAATCAGCCGCCCTGCCATCACCCTGACCGAGCCCCACCAGCAGACCCTGGCCCGCCTGgactgggagctggagcagcgcAAGAG GCTGGCAGAGAAATACAAGGAGTGCCTGACCAGCAAGGAGAAGATCCTGAAGGAGATTGAGGTGAAGAAGGAATATCTGAGCAGCCTCCAGCCTCGACTCAACAGCATCATGCAG GCCTCCCTGCCTGTGCAGGAGTACCTGTTCATGCCCTTCGACCAGGCTCACAAGCAGTACGAGACCGCCCGGCACCTCCCGCCACCTCTCTACGTCCTCTTCGTCCAAGCCAGTGCCTACGGACAGGCCTGTG ATAAGAAGTTGGTGGTGGCCATTGAAGGGAGTGTGGAGGAAGCCAAGGCCCTTTATAAGCCACCTGAGGACTCGCAGG ATGATGAGAGCGATTCCGACGCAGAGGAGGAGCAAACCACG AAGCGGCGCAGGCCCACCCTGGGCGTGCAGCTGGACGACAAACGCAAGGAGATGCTGAAGAGACACCCCTTGTCCGTCACCCTGGACCTGAAGTGCAAGG ACGAGAACGTGCTTCACCTGACCTTCCACTACCTGATGAACCTCAACGTCATGACAGTGAAAGCCAAGGTGACCACTGCCATGGAGATGACCACAGCCATCAGTGCTGG GGACCTGCTCTCCCCAGACTCCCTCCTCAACTGCCTCTATCCAGGGGACCACGGGAGGAAAACGCCCAACCCGGCCAACCAGTTCCAGTTCGATAAAGTGGG CATCCTGACCCTGAGTGACTACGTGACAGAGCTGGGACACCCCTACGTGTGGGTGCAGAAGCTGGGCGGCCTGCATTTCCCCAAGGAACAGCCTCAG cacacAGTGGCTGCTGACAATTCCCTGAGTGCCAGCCACATGGAGCTGACTGTGAAGCTGCTCCGGAGCCGCCTGCAGTCCCGCCTGGCCCTGCACAAGCAGTTTGCATCCCTCG AGCACGGTGTTGTGCCGGTGTCCAGCGagtgccagcagctcttcccGACCAAAATTGTCTCGCGCCTGGTGAAGTGGACTGCCATTCCCTATGAGGATTATGCT gagctgccctaCACTAAGGATGTGATAGAGGCTGGCTTGGCTGAAGACACTCACCTCTACTACATGGCCCTGATAGAGAGGGGAACAG CCAAGCTGCAGGCGGCCGTGGTGCTGAACCCCGGGTATTCCACGCTGCCTCCCGTCTTCAGCCTGTGCCTGAACTGGAAGGGAGAACGCAACAGCAGCAACGACGACAACATTCGG GCCATGGAAAGTGAGGTCAATGTCTACTACAAGGAGCTGTGGGGGCCCAAACCCGGCTACCAGCTGCTCACCAACCAGCTGCAGCGCCTGTGCATGGTGCTGGACGTGTACCTGGAGACAGAGCCCCACGATCCCAGCGTGGAGGGGCCCAAGGAATTCCCCCAGGAGAAGATGTGTCTGCGCCTGGTCAG GGGTCCCCTGCGCCTGAAACCCTTCAAGTTCAACTACCCCCAGGGGTTCTTCAGCCATcgctga